In the Chitinispirillales bacterium genome, TTTGACATATTTGCAGAAAAAATAAAATCCGCTTTAGAGCGGTATAATTATTCTTTATTCATTACCGTCAGCGATTGCAACGACGAAATAAAACAAAAATTCTTGTCTTTCAAGCCGGACGCTAAATTTATTATCGTTAAAAATATCGGTGCGGACATTTTCCCTTTTATTACGGTTCTCAATTCGGTTAATCTTGAAGACT is a window encoding:
- a CDS encoding rhamnan synthesis F family protein; translated protein: MFAQILFSFNMKKILVHLHLFYEEQFDIFAEKIKSALERYNYSLFITVSDCNDEIKQKFLSFKPDAKFIIVKNIGADIFPFITVLNSVNLEDYDYIIKGSILVKQKLFCCNTRRDNGKQIYNSFKNFRA